The stretch of DNA tttatggactggtgcaagcctctcggagttggaataaacgttttgatagtgtgatcaaagcatttggttttatacagacttttggagaggcctctatttacaagaaagtgagtgggagctctgtagcatttctgatattatatgtggatgacatattactaattggaaatgatatagaatttctggatagcataaagggatacttgaataaaagtttttctatgaaagacctcggtgaagctgcttacatattaggcattaagatctatagagatagatcaagacgcttaattggactttcacaaaccacataccttgacaaagttttgaagaagttcaaaatggatcaagcaaagaaagggttcttgcctgttttacaaggtgtgaagttgagtaagactcaatgcccgaccactgcagaagatagagagaatatgaaagatgttccctatgcatcagccataggatctatcatgtatgcaatgctgtgtaccagacctgatgtgtgccttgctataagtctagcagggaggtaccaaagtaatccaggagtggatcactggacagcggtcaagaacatcctgaaatacctgaaaaggactaaggatatgtttctcatatatggaggtgacaaagagctcatcgtaaaaggttacgttgatgcaagctttgacactgatccggacgattctaaatcacaaactggatacgtgtttacattaaacggtggagctgtcagttggtgcagttctaaacaaagcgttgtagcgggatctacatgtgcagcagagtacatagctgcttcggaagcagcaaatgaaggagtctggatgaaggagttcatatccgatctaggtgtcatacctagtgcatggggtccaatgaaaatcttttgtgacaatactggtgcaattgccttggcaaaggaatccagatttcacaagagaaccaaacacatcaagagacgcttcaattccatccgggatctagtccaggtgggagacatagagatttgcaagatacatacggatctgaatgttgcagacccattgactaagcctcttccacgagcaaaacatgatcagcaccaaggctccatgggtgttagaatcattactgtgtaatctagattattgactctagtgcaagtgggagactgaaggaaatatgccctagaggcaataataaagttattatttatttccttataaccatgataaatgtttattattcatgctagaattgtattaaccggaaacataatacatgtgtgaatacatagacaaacaaagtgtcactagtatgcctctacttgactagctcgttaatcaaagatggttatgtttcctaaccatgaacaatgagttgttatttgattaacagtatCACATCATTGAgataatgatctgattgacatgacccattccattagcttagcacccgatcgtttagtatgttgctattgctttcttcatgacttatacatgttcctataactatgagattatgcaactcccgtttaccggaggaacactttgggtactaccaaacgtcacaacgtaactgggtgattataaaggagtactacaggtgtctccaaaggtacatgttgggttggcgtatttcgagattaggttttgtcactccgattgtcggagaggtatctctgggccctctcggtaatgcacatcacttaagccttgcaagcattgcaactaaatgagttagttgcgggatgatgtattacagaacgagtaaagagacttgccggtaacgagattgaactaggtattggaataccggcgatcgaatctcgggcaagtaacatactgatgacaaagggaacaacgtatgttgttatgcggtctgaccgataaagatcttcgtagaatatgtaggagccaatatgggcatccaggtcccgctattggttattgaccagagacgtgtctcggtcatgtctacattgttctcgaactcgtagggtccgcacgcttaaggttacgatgacagttatattatgagtttatgcattttgatgtaccgaaggttgtttggagtcccggatgtgatcacgaacatgacgaggagtctcgaaatggtcgagacataaagattgatatattggaagcctatgtttggatatcggaagtgttccgggtgaaatcgggattttaccggagtaccgggaggttaccggaaccccccgggagctatatgggccttaatgggccatagtggaagaagaggagaggcagctagGGCTTGGGCCgtgtgcccctccccctagtcagaataggacaaggagagagggggccggcgccctcctccttctctctctctctctctctctttcacctcatgaatcctattccaactaggattgggggagaagtcctactcccggagggagtaggactcctcctggcgtgccatatgtggccggccggcctccccctcttggtcctttatatacggaggcaggggcaccccagagagacacaagttgatccacgtgatctattccttagccgtgtgcggcgcccccagccaccatagtcctcgataatattgtagcggtgcttaggcgaagccctgcagcagtagtacgtcaagatcgtcaccacgccgtcgtgctgacagaactcttccccgacactttgctggatcggagtccggggatcgtcatcgagctgtacgtgtgctagaactcggaggtgtcgtagtttcggtgcttgatcggtcggatcgtgaagacgtacgactacatcaaccaaacgcttccgttgtcgatctactaggtatgtagatcatactccccctctcgttgctatgcatcacatgatcttgcgtgtgcgtaggaatttttttgaaattactacgttccccaacaagtaaaaCTCGCATAAATATAAATTTTTGATAATAAAAAGTGTTTTTGTTTGTGATGGTGGGAAGCCATATAATAAATAGATCTAAGACTTGCAAGAATAACCTTTGCATAGATAATATTTACAGACAGACTCAAGGAGAATTCATCCTCGTCTCTAGTTTGTACAAGCCAGTGTTGCGACGGGAACCTAGATTGATGTTGCACATACCCACACCATGGAGATAGTGATCGTAACTAtggtcgtgaaggaaatatgccctagatgcaataataaagttgttatttgtatttcctaatatcatgataaatgtttattattcatgctagaattgtattaactggaaacttagtatatgtgtgaatacatagacaaacagagtgtcactagtatgcctctacttgactagctcgttaatcaaagatggttaagtttcctagccatagacatgagttgtcatttgatgaatgggatcacatcattagagaatggtgtgattgacttgacccattccgttagcttagcacttgatcgtttagtatgttgctattgctttcttcatgacttatacatgttcctatgactacgagattatgcaacttccgaataccggaggaacactttgtgtgctattaaacgtcacaatgtaactgggtgattataaagatgctctacaggtgtctccgttaGTGTTTGTTgcattggcatagatcgagattaggatttgtcactctgattgtcggagaggtatctctgggccctctcggtaatgcacatcactataagccttgcaaggaatgtgactaatgagttagttacgggatgacgcattacagaacgagtaaagagatttgccggtaacgagattgaactaggtattaagatactgacgatcgaatctcgggcaagtaacataccgatgacaaagggaacaacgtatgttgttatgcggtttgatcgataaagatcttcgtagaatatgtgagagccaatatgagcatccaggtttcgctattggttattgaccggagacgtgtctcggtcatgtctacatagttctcgaacccgttgggtccgcacgcttaacgttcgatgacgatcggtattatgagtttatgtgttttgatgtaccgaaggtagttcagagtgccggatgtgatcacagacatgacgaggagtctcgaaatggtcgagacataaagattgatatattggacggctatattcggacatcggaagtgttcagggtgatttcggataaaaccagagtgccagagggctaccggaaccccccgggggaactagtgagcctagatgggccttagtggagagagagcggGGTGGCCAGAgcagccccccccccttccttcccctctcccactccttccttccccctcctagtaggactaggaaaagaggaatcctactcctactaggaggaggattcctcccctcgttggcgcgccctagggccggccggcctccccccttgctcctttatatacgggggcagggggcgccctagaacacacaagttgacattgtttagccgtgtgaggtgcccccctccacggatttcgacctcggtcatatcgttgtagtgcttaggcgaagcactgcatcggtaacttcatcaacaccgtcaccacgccgtcgtgctgacggaactctccctccaccTCAGctcgatcaagagttcgagggacgtcacggagctgaacgtgtgcagatcacagaggtgccgtactttcggtactaggatcggttggatcgcgaagacgttcgactacatcaaccgcgttacttgacgcttccgcttacggtctacgagggtacgtggacaacactctcccgctcgttgctatgcatcacataggtcttgcgtgtgcgttggatttttttttgaaattactgcgttccccaacaggtcgAGAAGTCACAAAATTTGCCAGGAGGCGGCAACGATGATCTGAGTATGGATCATCAACCTGAAGAAGAAGGCGAAGGCAAGACGGGGAAACTCAACCCCACGTCGATGTTGAAAGTGTAGTGATGTGATCTTATTGATGACACCAAGAGCGCTGCCAAGGATGGGTCGCCTCAATATTCCGATCACCCTGTAGGAATGGGCGCACCACCACGAGTGCTAGGTGTGTGATGCCATGGTGTCATTGTCGTCAGCTGTGGGAAGGGGCAATCTTTTTGTTTGTTGTGTTGCTGGGCCACTCCACTCTCGAGTGGGTAGAGAGAGCTTTTTACAGGGAGGTTGTCAACAATACATAAGCGCGCAACCAAAAGAGAACATTCCGATTTGGCCAATAATGTATGCCAGGGTGATATTTTGATATTATTGGTTTTCCAATTGTTGTTTTCCTTGCGCCGGGCTCCTTTGTTTGTCATTTATCAACCAAAATCAAAGTATGAGAGGGAAGAGGTAAGAAAGAGAAGGGTGTGATCAAGCTCGTGTAGCGAGCCCATTATCACTCATGGTCTCGAGAGACATACTATGGGACAAAAGCCTATGAGCACCTACTGCATATTTATGGTTGCCAACTGAATTTCCTTTCCCTCGATTGTAGGTCAAGAGAGGAGAGAACGAGACATGAAAAAAAAATCGTAAATAATTTGTTTGACAAGAAAATTAAATGGTTATATGCTAACATGTATACTACTATACGACATACATAACCACCANNNNNNNNNNNNNNNNNNNNNNNNNNNNNNNNNNNNNNNNNNNNNNNNNNNNNNNNNNNNNNNNNNNNNNNNNNNNNNNNNNNNNNNNNNNNNNNNNNNNNNNNNNNNNNNNNNNNNNNNNNNNNNNNNNNNNNNNNNNNNNNNNNNNNNNNNNNNNNNNNNNNNNNNNNNNNNNNNNNNNNNNNNNNNNNNNNNNNNNNNNNNNNNNNNNNNNNNNNNNNNNNNNNNNNNNNNNNNNNNNNNNNNNNNNNNCGCACTTGTTGTCTCGTGTCATTGTCGTACTAGCCCCATTTTTTCATTTGAGTTGGTGTCCTCTTGAAATTGTCCTCAATTATCCTCTCCATGCCTCCATATGATTAAATGATTCTTCTCATGTCCTTCGTCCTAAATCCAGGAGCGTGTTAGCCTCCACATCGGTGTTTCCTATAAGCATAATGGGAGGTCATTACATGTGTTTTTTTGCGTGTGGGGAGGTCATTACATGTCGTGCAAACTTGTCGACCAGTCGAGGCTAGCTTGCAGCGCTCCCTCATCAACTTCTTCCCCTTGTTACTCGTCACATCGTAGATCCATGCATTGGGCGCAGATAGATTAGTTTACCCACTGAATCTTCATACAAAATGTCCAATATGATGATTATTCATCATATGTGTTTATTGATATCTTGTTATTGCGAACTTTACCAAGAAAAAGTAACTATTAAGGAATTGTTTGTTTCCTAGCTACACATTGACGCATTTCGTCAACAGCCACACTCGTGTCGCCTCCAGGGGCGCCTCGGgtgaaccctagcgcctccgccccGACCCTCCCtgcctgcttccccgccgccgtcgGAGGAGACCGGTGAGCGAAGCTCGCCCAACGAACGGCGGAATATCCTCCTCTCTCCGCGAGGGGGTCTTTGGCCGAGACGCGACAGCGACCCTAGGCTCGGCGTGGAGGCGGAGTTGGCACGATTGGGCACCGGCCCGATGGGATTTTGGCGGTGGCTGCGCCACCACAGCTGCGGGGGCAGCGTTGGGCCGGCCATGGCGGCTCGCGGCGCCGGATCTGGAGTTTCCCACCCCAGATCGGTTCTCCTCCGTCATCACGCGGACACCTGAGGTGGCGGCCCTGGGCTCTGTGGTGGTGGTCATCTCCTTCGTTGGAGGTGGTCGGCCTGAAGGCTGGGTGGTCGGATCTCGAGATCCGTCATCGAGTCCCCGTCGCGAGTCGGGGAGACATAGTTGTCGGTGGAGACCGAGCCGACAGCGTGCGATGACGGTGTTCTGCATTGTtaattaccttgatgaaggcatcaccGTGTAAttactgtcgacccactcgtgctgctctagGAAAACCCTAGGATTTGGTCTTATGGATCGGACAATGGTGGCACTGTGGTGTCATTTCTCTCTTAGGAGCATCGTTTATGGAGTAGCGTTGGACgaaagaggcaggaggtggagcagcttcgtcttgcacggacctTCGgtagagatgtcaagtcatgcttgGTGCACAGGTGCTACCCTGTGTCATGCCTGTTCGGCAGGCGCACCCGTTTTAGGTATGGGGAAGTGAGAGCACTCCACAGTATCGAGTTTGTAGGTATGAATGGTGGCTACGGgtggcttgatgtatgtttttaTCAGACCTTTGTTGAACAATTAATAAAGATGGTTGTACGCATCGATTAATGTAGAAGCCGGGGTTTTAACCTTTTTTTTCAGAAACAAAAAAAGATTGACACGTTTCGTGTTAGGCTAGTTCTACTAAGTTAGGTGGGTGCTTATAATTTTTGTGTCAAGTAAATATCATACGTTTAGAAAAGTGTGATTGAATTCTCTTAGACAAGCCAAAATATGCTATAGATTTGAACACATAAGACTATACAAGTTTTGGTAAAATAATTATAGAACGAACTATGTCAAATTAAGTTAGCTTCCAGCCAAGCTCTTGCCCTGCGATCGATATATTTCAAGCTCGTCGATGGACAAACGATGCGACGACCATCCCGTGCGACTGCGGCCGTACGTAAGATGGATAGAGTTAACCGCTTGGGATTCACTGACTTGGCGTGGCTAAGTCACAATGCTACAATGGCACTGACTTACCGCTCTGCAAGTCACCGGACTTGAGATTAACGACACAGATTCGATGCTACAAGATTAATGGAATAAATGCCACAGTGTTGCACAATACTTGTATACAGTAAAATGATCATCACCACCCGTTTTTTGATCCGGCGGTTCAAAATGACCAAGTCAGAAACTGTAGCTGTGGCATACATAGAACATGACTAGCTTGCACGACTGCGAGTGATCCCGTGCAGCtagtacatactccctccattcttaaatATATCTCTTTTCAGAGATCCAATACTGacaacatacgaagcaaaataaatgaatatacactctaaaatgcatctataaatCCATATGTAATTTGtattgaaatctctacaaagacttatatttaggaatagagggagtacatgATATGATACATCTCCATCCACTGGTATTAACTACCCGTAGTTATCGCTCAGACAATCAACGTTAATTGTAGTTCTAGCTAGGGGGCGCAAAGCTATCATGTCGCCGCTAATTACAGTTCTAGGGGGCACGCAGCTATCATATCGCACGCACTGAATTGAAGTGACCGGCGCCCCGCAGCTTATATAGTAAATAAAAAACAATCATTCATGTAGTTAAAGTAACTCTAGCAGAGTTGCCATATTAACAATCTTTGTATCCATATGAAACACACTCTATATAGATTATGAAGGCCGTCGAGGCCAAGCGCAAAGTCAGAATCGCCATATTGACAGCCTCTATAATCACACGGGACCCACTCGGCGGTGAGATATCAATACGTTTCTTTTCTCTATTTAATAAACGGGAGGTATATGACTTGCATCAAGTAGCCTGCGTATTTTTTTTCCATTCCTTGAGACAGCCGTCGGTCTTATTTTAAGTTCGATCACATATATAGTGACATGTGTCCAGGGGCCGGACCAAGTATCATTCTGAACCCTAACTTAGCAAATTCTGGCGTACTACCATTGTTTTACAATGAAGAAAGCTCAAACCGTACGCCAAGTGTACAATATATACCATAATTTATACTGCTGGCAATATGGCATGCGCTCAAAACCTTTTGCTTGCATATACATACAaaattaattaattataattaaGGTGGAGGGAGAAAACTTGCATTGgtctgcatggcatggcaaagcttGAAGTGTGTCCATCCTCGACGTTCACGTCACTCGCATATAGTTGGCCTACTTGCATGCAACGCACTGGACTTAAACTGGATCAAGCCATGGTCTTATCGTCATCAACCCTGCCGGCGAGGCCTCCTAATCATCGTCGCAACCAGATCGAACCAGTCAGGAACGATAAACCGAAGAAGAAAACCGCAGGGATTATGGGAGGGGCCCGCTGGTCAGACTCATCACTCGATCACTTCTCCCTGCTTTAAAAAGGCCAAAGCAAACCTCCCTCCCAGCTGTTGGTGTTGGGCGCCATTTTCTTTTCCAGGAGCTTCTCTTCCCAGGCGACACACGCCTGCTCCTCCACCGTCTtcattcctcgtcgtcgtcgagggcCGGCAGCGTCGACTGGCAGTGACCACAGCAGGTTAGCCAAGTAACCACCTCAGCCTCAGCCTCTTTTTTCTGGTGGTTCAGCTCAGACCAGCATACTGACGACTTCCAACTGAAATGCTCCTAACACTTACAGTACTTCTCAAAAGAAGCACGAATTCTTTTCCAATTTTTGGATCTCGTATGCAGTTGACTTGTACATCATTACCATGTATGAATATGTACGGTTATAAGACTAGTTAAAAGTCGCGGCGCAACTTGctagctttcctctgcatttggactaTTGGGAAGGTGAGAACTGACAGGTCTTCATGAATGGACGCTGAGAAGAGGAAAAAAGGCGAGAAATTTAGTTGTGAGACGCGGCTGTGATCCATGCTCGTGATCCTTGCCTGCGGCCACTTTGCTTAGCTGTTGGACGTGGATGTGAGGCTCGTGAGCGACATAAATTGGGGTCTCCTTCCCTCTGTTTGTTAGTTGGCAACTTGGCGTCCAATTTGACCAAAAATCACCGCACCTTTAGTTATTTAGCACCCATGCTTCACATTCTCCTCTTCTTTCCTACCTCTCCCTCATGCAAGTTGCACCACCATTGTTCCTGCTGCAGCTTCAGCTCATACCAGGGAGCTCTGAGGTGGCACCTCTGCTCTGTTCTCTGTCCAGCAAAAACTTTCATCTCTCAATCAGTTCACGATCTCACTTCTGCAAATGTTTGCAGGAGATAGGTTTTGACAGATGGGGTGCTTCAGCTCCAAGCCGGATGACGCCAGCGTGCTGATCAGGAGGCGGCCCGCCAGCATCGGCGAGGTGGCCGTCTTCGTGCCGGGGCTGCGCGTCCCCGAGCCCCTGGAGCTGCCCCCGCCGCTCGCCGACAGCCTCCCCAGGCGGCTCACTGAGCGGCTGGCCGCGTCAAGGGACCGCATCGCCAACATGGCCGCCCGCGAGGCGCTCGCCGTCACCAAGCCCCGCAGGCGTGCCGCCACCCAGCATGGTTAGTCATCGTCCATGCTTAAAGTGTTACGCACTTCTTGATAGTGCTAGTGTTTGTCTGAATTTGGTTACTGACAGTCTGAATCTATAGCATGTAACATTCTGAAATTGGGAACTGGCAGTCTGAACCTTGCATTTGACGGTCTGAATCTTGTGCTTGCAGGGGCGTCAACGTCGGCTGATCTTGTGCAGGCCTTGGAAGAGTACCTGCCAGTTATTCTGGGGATGGCAAAAGATGGTAGTTCATCATTTTAACCTGTACACCTTGTGCTTGATCCATCTCTCTCTGAAGATTCAGACTTATTTTGCGTTCCCATCATTGTTACTCCACTCTTGGCAGGGAGCGAGCTCGAGGACAAGATACAGTTTGCATGGATGAACCAAGAAGATGATGCAGAGGTCTGCACTGCACAGATATAGCCAATCTTTGTCTTCTGCAAGGATGAAACCTGAAGATTATTAACCTGTCTCCATGTTTGCAGGAGACAGCACTGCCCAGCGCCTGGTACGAGGTGCTGTCGGTTCTGCACATGATGGCCATGCTCCGTTTATCACAAGCAAACTCCCTGCTACTGCCAAAGACGTCTCTTGAAGGATACCATGCCAAAGTATCTGAAGGTTAATTCCCACTGCGACTGAATCAAACAAGTACTAGTATATGTTTCAATCTTTCTGAATGTCTGTGCCCTTGTACTTTCCACTTCCCAGAGAACAAACGGGCTTCTGTCGAGATATTCCTCAAGGCGGCCGGGCACCTGGAGTGCGCCATGCAGAATGTTCTTCCCAGGATGTCGCCCGAAAAGAGGTGGTGATCTTGCCGCTTGCCCTAGCCAGCCCGGCAGGATGAGCAATGCTCCAAGCTTCCATTTTTCTTCAGTTATTGTTCAGTAAGGACTGAGTACTGACTGCCATTTCGTGTAGGAAAGGTCTTCCCGTGGACCTGTCTGAAGGGGTCCTGAAAGCTACCTGCATGCAAGCACTCGGTCAGGTAACAACaacgtttttctttttcatatTATTATCTGATAGTAACTAGAGAGAGAGTCAGAGAGAGATCACATGATTCATCATGCCTGGTGCAAGTAAGATAGCATGCAGTTGAGATGTCGGCTTCTCGGTTAGTTCATCGACCATGGTATCTATGTGTGTGCCAGGCAATTGATGTTCAACTTGGGTTGGCAATTGACAGTCCAAAGGCTACCCTGGCTGTCAAAAGGAGGCTGGCATGTGAGATGGTCAAGTGCTGGCAGCAGGTAGGCATCATCATTGATTCATTTCTACTGATTTCTGGTTATTTTGCATCTTCTATTCGGGTAATGATATTTGTATATATGCCAGAGTTCTGCTATATGTTTG from Triticum dicoccoides isolate Atlit2015 ecotype Zavitan chromosome 6A, WEW_v2.0, whole genome shotgun sequence encodes:
- the LOC119318673 gene encoding uncharacterized protein LOC119318673 gives rise to the protein MGCFSSKPDDASVLIRRRPASIGEVAVFVPGLRVPEPLELPPPLADSLPRRLTERLAASRDRIANMAAREALAVTKPRRRAATQHGASTSADLVQALEEYLPVILGMAKDGSELEDKIQFAWMNQEDDAEETALPSAWYEVLSVLHMMAMLRLSQANSLLLPKTSLEGYHAKVSEENKRASVEIFLKAAGHLECAMQNVLPRMSPEKRKGLPVDLSEGVLKATCMQALGQAIDVQLGLAIDSPKATLAVKRRLACEMVKCWQQAHESIADIPLLDGWGEKHRLFVKWKHMEAKAAAYYYHGLILDEGNTEKSHRAAVAALQSAEESLRESRAVCEAFHTTSPFSRSPTLWGSMKYLHDKIHKDSNCKVRINKDLYSNVDRTHDMVPALPDFAVALQPEEYRLPRTDAASAND